Proteins found in one Quercus robur chromosome 2, dhQueRobu3.1, whole genome shotgun sequence genomic segment:
- the LOC126712535 gene encoding NADH dehydrogenase [ubiquinone] 1 beta subcomplex subunit 2 has protein sequence MAGGHGAGTTYKGITVHQPKRWHSITGKGMCAVMWFWILYRAKQDAPVVLGWRHPWEGHGDHSHGDEHEH, from the exons atggCAGGAGGGCATGGAGCGGGAACTACTTACAAGGGCATCACGGTGCATCAACCAAAGCGCTGGCACTCCATCACCGGCAAGGGCATGTGCGCTGTCATGTG GTTTTGGATTCTGTACAGAGCCAAACAAGATGCCCCTGTAGTACTG GGTTGGCGACATCCTTGGGAGGGCCATGGTGATCATTCCCATGGCGATGAGCATGAACATTAG